The following are from one region of the Mycolicibacterium helvum genome:
- a CDS encoding FAD-binding oxidoreductase gives MSSSLSERLQAIVGAAHVVTDADVLDSRSIDHTGRYRGKASALVRPGSADEVAAVLTECRNAGVSVTVQGGRTSLVAGTVPEHEDVLLSTERLTEIDDVDVVERRIRVGAGVTAVAVQRAAAAAGLLFGVDLAARDSATVGGMASTNAGGLRTVRYGNMGEQVLGLDVALPDGSVVHRHSQVRADNTGYDLASLFVGAEGTLGVITGLDLRLHPVPAHRVTAVCGFTDLTALVATGRALRDTESIAALELIDGRSTALAAKHLDVPAPTPGDWLLLIELAGETDLTERLADALEGAELAGEPAVGIDNVAQQRLWQARESTAEVVGLFGPPLKFDVSLPLSVIPAFATDSAALVTEHAPDAIPVLFGHIGEGNLHLNVLRCGAEQEAHLYAAMMKLIANHGGNVSSEHGVGSRKRAYLGMARTDADIAAMRAIKAAFDPTGYLNPAVLFD, from the coding sequence ATGAGTTCCTCGCTGTCCGAACGACTCCAGGCGATCGTGGGTGCCGCACACGTCGTCACCGACGCCGATGTCCTGGACAGCCGGAGCATCGACCACACTGGGCGCTATCGAGGGAAGGCCAGTGCGCTGGTCCGTCCCGGCTCGGCCGACGAGGTCGCCGCAGTGTTGACGGAATGCCGCAACGCGGGGGTGTCAGTGACGGTGCAGGGCGGGCGCACCTCGCTGGTGGCCGGAACGGTGCCCGAGCACGAGGACGTGCTGCTCTCGACGGAGCGGCTGACCGAGATCGACGATGTGGACGTCGTCGAGCGCCGCATCCGGGTGGGGGCCGGAGTGACGGCGGTGGCCGTACAGCGGGCAGCTGCCGCGGCCGGCCTGTTGTTCGGGGTCGACCTCGCCGCCCGCGATTCGGCCACCGTCGGCGGGATGGCGTCCACCAACGCCGGCGGGCTGCGAACGGTGCGCTACGGCAACATGGGTGAGCAGGTGCTCGGGCTGGATGTTGCACTGCCCGACGGCTCGGTGGTGCACCGGCACAGCCAGGTGCGCGCCGACAACACCGGCTATGACCTGGCATCGTTGTTCGTCGGCGCGGAAGGCACGTTAGGGGTGATCACCGGGTTGGATCTGCGCCTGCATCCGGTGCCCGCACATCGGGTGACGGCGGTGTGCGGTTTCACCGACCTGACCGCGCTGGTGGCCACCGGCAGGGCGTTACGTGACACCGAATCCATTGCCGCCCTTGAGCTCATCGACGGCCGCTCGACGGCGCTGGCCGCGAAACATCTTGATGTGCCGGCGCCCACACCCGGCGACTGGCTGCTGCTGATCGAGCTGGCCGGCGAGACCGACCTGACCGAGCGACTCGCCGACGCACTGGAAGGCGCCGAGCTAGCCGGCGAACCAGCGGTCGGTATCGACAATGTTGCTCAGCAACGGCTCTGGCAGGCCCGCGAATCCACCGCCGAGGTGGTCGGGCTATTCGGGCCACCGCTGAAATTCGATGTCTCCCTGCCCTTATCGGTGATCCCGGCGTTCGCTACGGATTCCGCCGCGCTGGTCACCGAGCACGCCCCGGACGCCATCCCGGTGCTGTTCGGCCACATCGGCGAGGGCAATCTGCACCTCAATGTGTTGCGCTGCGGCGCCGAGCAGGAAGCGCACCTGTACGCGGCGATGATGAAACTCATTGCCAACCATGGTGGCAACGTCAGCTCGGAGCACGGTGTGGGCAGCCGTAAGCGCGCCTACCTGGGCATGGCGCGAACGGATGCCGACATCGCCGCGATGCGCGCCATCAAGGCTGCGTTCGATCCGACCGGCTACCTCAATCCCGCGGTGCTATTCGACTGA
- a CDS encoding thioesterase family protein, whose amino-acid sequence MTDSYYELVDPDDPRGERFRATDLVRSTWTSHIQHAGPVSALLVRALERCQQRVDTRLSRVVVDLLGPVPAEGDLWVTATVERGGKQIELVSATMLGQGSDGRPRAVARASGWRMLTLDTEALLSAPVPPLRPRADGVNRNLADNFDRNYVHSLEWLWLTKPLAPGPGESWLRPLVDLVQGEEMTPLERLFAVADDANGIGSKIDIRKYTFLNTDLVVHIHRVPNGEWIGVRAETMYGPDGVATTVGTLFDDDGAVGVIQQSVLVRPRPPRA is encoded by the coding sequence ATGACCGACAGCTACTACGAACTCGTCGACCCGGACGACCCGCGCGGAGAGAGGTTTCGGGCCACCGACTTGGTTCGCAGCACGTGGACGTCGCACATCCAGCACGCCGGTCCGGTGTCGGCGCTATTGGTCCGCGCGCTGGAACGCTGTCAGCAGCGGGTGGACACCAGGCTGAGCCGGGTGGTCGTCGACCTGCTGGGTCCGGTACCGGCCGAGGGGGACCTGTGGGTCACCGCGACGGTTGAGCGGGGCGGTAAGCAGATCGAATTGGTCTCGGCGACGATGCTCGGCCAGGGTTCCGACGGGCGGCCACGCGCGGTCGCCCGGGCCAGCGGCTGGCGGATGCTGACGCTGGACACCGAGGCGTTGCTGTCGGCCCCGGTCCCGCCGCTGCGCCCGCGCGCGGACGGCGTGAACCGCAACCTGGCCGACAACTTCGACCGCAACTACGTGCACAGCCTGGAGTGGTTGTGGTTGACCAAACCGCTGGCGCCCGGTCCGGGGGAGTCGTGGCTGCGGCCGCTGGTCGACTTGGTGCAGGGTGAGGAGATGACACCGCTCGAGCGGCTGTTCGCTGTCGCCGACGACGCCAACGGCATCGGCTCCAAGATCGACATCAGAAAGTACACGTTCCTCAATACCGATCTGGTGGTGCACATTCACCGAGTTCCGAACGGAGAGTGGATCGGTGTGCGCGCCGAGACGATGTATGGGCCCGACGGGGTGGCAACGACGGTGGGCACGCTGTTCGACGACGACGGTGCCGTCGGCGTCATTCAACAGTCGGTGCTGGTGCGGCCGCGCCCCCCGCGAGCGTGA
- a CDS encoding SMP-30/gluconolactonase/LRE family protein — MTAIGSPPRAPLADGFCFGEGPRWFEGLLWLSDMLGEAVHTVTLDGSMTTLELAGHAPAGLGFRPDGTLLIVSTERRVVLRYDGDAVTEVADLSGIAPANLGDLVIDAAGRAYVGCQAREGGIIARLDPDDSVIVVAEDLDFPNGMVITPDGRTLIVAESIGRRLTAYDIDGGGGLSGRRVFADGLDGPPDGIALDAAGGVWTSMTLAHQFARIEAGGAVTDRIDIGDRAAIACILGGPDRRILFLVSTPDAYPQRLIGTSGSCVETVRVEIPGAGFPSTER; from the coding sequence ATGACGGCGATCGGTTCCCCGCCCCGGGCCCCGCTGGCCGACGGCTTCTGCTTCGGCGAGGGGCCCCGCTGGTTCGAAGGTCTGTTGTGGCTGTCGGACATGCTTGGCGAGGCGGTGCACACCGTCACCCTGGACGGCTCGATGACCACACTGGAGTTGGCCGGCCACGCGCCCGCCGGCTTGGGCTTCCGTCCCGACGGCACATTGCTGATCGTATCGACCGAGCGCCGGGTGGTGCTGCGCTACGACGGCGACGCGGTCACCGAGGTCGCCGACCTGTCCGGGATCGCACCGGCCAATCTCGGTGACCTGGTGATCGACGCCGCCGGCCGGGCCTACGTCGGCTGCCAGGCGCGCGAGGGCGGCATCATCGCCCGGCTCGACCCCGACGACTCGGTCATTGTGGTGGCCGAGGACCTCGACTTCCCCAACGGCATGGTGATCACGCCAGATGGCCGCACGCTGATCGTGGCCGAGTCGATCGGGCGGCGATTGACCGCCTACGACATCGACGGCGGCGGCGGGCTGTCGGGGCGGCGGGTGTTCGCCGACGGGCTCGACGGTCCGCCGGACGGTATCGCGCTCGACGCCGCCGGTGGGGTGTGGACGTCGATGACGCTGGCCCACCAGTTCGCCCGCATCGAGGCCGGCGGCGCGGTCACCGACCGCATCGACATCGGCGACCGCGCCGCCATCGCCTGCATCCTCGGCGGGCCCGACCGGCGCATCCTATTCCTGGTCTCGACGCCGGATGCCTATCCGCAGCGCCTCATCGGCACCAGCGGGTCATGCGTCGAGACGGTCAGGGTCGAGATCCCCGGCGCGGGTTTCCCGTCAACCGAAAGGTAA
- a CDS encoding zinc-binding dehydrogenase, which translates to MWCYRLVAPYTFERVTVPEPPSDRLPDGKVLLKFLAAGICGSDIPGFKGVQGRLPGDTGALAAEMAGFPVHEIVGEVLASAHPDHRPGDRVVGWASGFDGLMEFVVSDGNGLAPYDPTLSPAHAVGLQPLACILYAVEQLPPLAGKRVAVIGQGSIGLLFSFVAKAAGAAHVTGVDPIYRDDIGAKFGVDTVVRATSDRWVAHLAPHNKPDVVIEAVGHQVATLNNAVEATGFGGTVFYFGVPDDDSYPISMRTMLRNNLTLKSGVTLERRRMLDAADAFAREHPDLLSRYLTHTFDVTEVQDAFEFACRPTPGRVKISIVAS; encoded by the coding sequence GTGTGGTGTTATCGGCTCGTCGCGCCGTATACCTTCGAGCGGGTCACGGTTCCCGAACCGCCATCCGACCGGCTGCCCGACGGCAAGGTCCTGCTGAAGTTCCTCGCCGCCGGAATCTGTGGCAGCGACATCCCCGGCTTCAAAGGCGTGCAGGGCCGGCTGCCCGGTGACACCGGTGCACTGGCCGCCGAGATGGCCGGCTTCCCGGTCCACGAGATCGTCGGCGAAGTCCTGGCCAGCGCCCACCCCGACCACCGCCCCGGCGACCGCGTCGTCGGCTGGGCCTCCGGCTTCGACGGCCTGATGGAGTTCGTGGTCTCCGACGGCAACGGGCTGGCCCCCTACGACCCGACGCTGAGCCCCGCCCACGCAGTCGGACTGCAGCCGCTCGCCTGCATTCTGTATGCGGTCGAACAACTTCCGCCCCTGGCCGGCAAGCGGGTCGCCGTGATCGGCCAGGGTTCGATCGGGCTGCTGTTTTCCTTCGTCGCCAAGGCCGCCGGCGCCGCGCATGTGACCGGGGTCGATCCCATCTACCGCGATGATATCGGCGCGAAGTTCGGCGTCGACACCGTAGTGCGCGCCACCAGCGATCGCTGGGTGGCTCACCTCGCGCCACACAACAAGCCCGACGTGGTCATCGAGGCCGTCGGCCACCAGGTGGCCACACTGAACAACGCCGTCGAAGCGACGGGCTTCGGCGGCACGGTGTTCTACTTCGGCGTGCCCGACGACGACAGCTACCCGATCAGCATGCGCACCATGCTGCGCAACAACCTCACACTGAAATCCGGTGTGACACTGGAGCGCCGGCGGATGCTCGATGCCGCCGACGCCTTCGCCCGTGAGCACCCTGATCTGCTCAGCAGGTACCTCACCCACACCTTCGACGTCACCGAGGTGCAGGACGCCTTCGAGTTCGCCTGCCGTCCGACCCCGGGGCGAGTGAAGATCTCGATCGTGGCCTCATGA
- a CDS encoding HpcH/HpaI aldolase family protein yields MTASRLQQALAEKPQVWGGWITGPTFAGPDEFAHAGYDYVGFDIQHGYLDDADVAQILRRIEHVPIATAVRVPSPASAPIGRLLDAGADAIIVAMVDRPEQAAEAVAATRYAPEGIRSFGPLRASLGRDPAELAGRVSVFAMIETAAGLDAVADICAVPGLAGVYVGPADLAISLGVGIVKATSNREVRDAAVRVQQAAAAAGIVAGIHAGDGLTGKDLAELGFQLITLAPESAALRRGATAHLAEAEGRQ; encoded by the coding sequence ATGACCGCCAGCAGACTGCAGCAGGCACTGGCCGAAAAGCCTCAGGTGTGGGGAGGCTGGATCACCGGACCGACGTTCGCCGGGCCCGACGAATTCGCGCACGCTGGTTACGACTACGTCGGATTCGACATCCAGCACGGCTACCTCGACGACGCCGACGTGGCACAGATCCTGCGCCGCATCGAGCATGTCCCGATCGCCACCGCGGTCCGGGTCCCCTCGCCCGCGTCCGCGCCTATCGGCCGGCTGCTCGACGCCGGGGCCGACGCGATCATCGTCGCGATGGTCGACCGGCCCGAGCAGGCCGCCGAGGCGGTGGCCGCAACCCGATACGCCCCCGAAGGCATCCGCAGTTTCGGCCCGCTGCGCGCCAGCCTGGGCCGCGACCCGGCTGAATTAGCAGGCAGGGTCAGCGTGTTCGCCATGATCGAGACGGCGGCAGGGCTGGACGCGGTCGCCGACATCTGTGCGGTGCCAGGGCTGGCGGGTGTCTACGTCGGACCGGCGGATCTGGCTATCTCCCTTGGGGTCGGAATAGTCAAGGCGACCAGCAACAGAGAAGTTCGTGATGCGGCAGTACGCGTGCAGCAAGCCGCGGCGGCGGCAGGCATCGTGGCGGGTATCCACGCCGGTGACGGCCTGACTGGAAAGGATCTGGCCGAATTGGGCTTTCAGCTGATAACCCTCGCTCCGGAGTCGGCCGCATTACGCCGCGGTGCGACCGCCCATCTCGCGGAAGCCGAGGGTCGGCAGTGA
- a CDS encoding SDR family NAD(P)-dependent oxidoreductase: MSATKVALVTGAARGQGAAVVRRLRADGFKVAAADVRIDELRTQVNELDDPDVLAVELDVTSEQLWSAAVAEVVEQFGGLSVLVNNAGVLHRASLSEETPQGFESSWRFNTLGPFLGIRAALGHLRQAEGAAIVNTCSTGAIRPFPFHAAYGSSKWALRGLTQIAAAELAGDGIRVNAVFPGPIDTPMLDDTARQRLIERSYGGRLGQPMEVADAVAFLVSEHASFITGAELVVDGGQCLRIG; this comes from the coding sequence GTGAGCGCAACCAAAGTCGCACTGGTCACCGGGGCGGCACGCGGCCAGGGTGCGGCGGTGGTCAGGCGGTTGCGCGCCGACGGCTTCAAGGTTGCCGCCGCCGACGTTCGCATTGACGAACTGCGCACCCAGGTCAACGAACTCGACGACCCGGATGTGCTCGCCGTCGAGCTGGACGTCACCTCCGAACAGCTGTGGTCGGCGGCGGTGGCCGAGGTGGTCGAGCAGTTCGGCGGATTGAGTGTGCTGGTGAACAATGCCGGCGTATTACACCGAGCGTCACTGTCCGAAGAGACCCCGCAGGGCTTTGAAAGTAGCTGGCGATTCAACACTTTGGGACCCTTCCTGGGTATCAGGGCGGCGCTGGGCCATCTGCGCCAGGCCGAAGGGGCGGCGATCGTGAACACCTGCAGCACCGGGGCGATCCGGCCGTTCCCCTTCCACGCGGCGTACGGGTCGTCGAAATGGGCGCTGCGCGGCCTGACCCAGATCGCCGCCGCGGAATTGGCCGGTGACGGCATCCGGGTCAACGCGGTGTTCCCCGGACCGATCGACACACCCATGCTCGACGACACGGCCCGACAGCGGCTGATCGAGCGGTCGTATGGCGGCCGGCTCGGCCAGCCGATGGAAGTCGCGGACGCGGTGGCATTCCTGGTCTCCGAGCATGCCTCGTTCATCACCGGAGCCGAGCTCGTGGTCGACGGTGGGCAATGCCTGCGGATCGGTTGA